One genomic window of Streptomyces sp. NBC_01498 includes the following:
- a CDS encoding protein-tyrosine phosphatase family protein has protein sequence MGEESSGRESTTWEPTAAGVLRLPSGRLVRGRGLRHPLPAGPVPDFALYLLGKEPPAVEWEARWVRWPDFRLPSDRAATARSLREALARAGGERVEIACGGGRGRTGTALACLAVLDGVPNAEAVAYVRAHYARGAVETPWQKRYVGRFEGPVA, from the coding sequence ATGGGCGAGGAGTCGTCGGGCCGGGAGTCCACGACCTGGGAGCCGACGGCGGCGGGCGTGCTGCGGCTGCCTTCCGGGCGGCTCGTACGGGGGCGGGGGCTGCGTCACCCGCTCCCGGCCGGTCCGGTGCCGGACTTCGCGCTCTACCTGCTGGGCAAGGAGCCGCCCGCCGTGGAGTGGGAGGCGCGCTGGGTGCGCTGGCCCGACTTCCGGCTGCCGTCGGACCGGGCCGCGACCGCGCGCTCGCTGCGGGAGGCGCTGGCGCGGGCGGGCGGCGAACGGGTCGAGATCGCCTGCGGCGGCGGACGGGGACGTACGGGCACGGCTCTGGCCTGCCTCGCGGTCCTCGACGGAGTGCCGAACGCGGAGGCGGTCGCGTACGTCCGTGCGCACTACGCGCGGGGCGCGGTGGAAACGCCCTGGCAGAAGCGGTACGTGGGGCGGTTCGAGGGCCCGGTGGCGTAG
- a CDS encoding SAM-dependent methyltransferase, with amino-acid sequence MSDSVRPGTNVMPTVPNSARIWNYAQNGQDNYQVDRDLADVMMRDFPEIKTAAMESRAFQERVAEYVVRDGGVRQLLDLGTGIPTGSGTHGLAQKAAPESRVVYVDNDPVVLNHASSLRSSPEGKIHYLQQDFRNVDAVLEDAARTLNLDEPVALLVLSTLGHFPPAEAAALVGAYMSRLASGSYLAVCDTIETPGTLKMQEHYVAADPEGAYLARTPDQIAACAEGLDLVAPGLRPLPELVVPEGESVPEGAADCVQWGFLAVKP; translated from the coding sequence ATGAGCGACTCCGTTCGCCCCGGTACCAACGTCATGCCCACGGTCCCCAACTCCGCGCGCATCTGGAACTACGCGCAGAACGGCCAGGACAACTACCAGGTCGACCGGGACCTCGCCGATGTGATGATGCGGGACTTCCCGGAGATCAAGACGGCGGCCATGGAGTCGCGGGCGTTCCAGGAGCGGGTGGCGGAGTACGTCGTCCGGGACGGCGGGGTACGGCAGTTGCTGGACCTGGGGACGGGGATTCCCACGGGGAGCGGCACGCACGGGCTGGCGCAGAAGGCGGCGCCGGAGTCGCGGGTGGTGTACGTGGACAACGACCCGGTCGTGCTCAACCACGCGAGTTCGCTGCGGAGTTCGCCGGAGGGGAAGATCCACTACCTCCAGCAGGACTTCCGGAACGTGGACGCGGTGCTGGAGGACGCGGCGAGGACGCTGAACCTCGACGAGCCGGTGGCCCTGCTGGTCCTCTCCACGCTCGGGCACTTTCCGCCCGCCGAGGCGGCGGCGCTGGTCGGGGCGTACATGAGCCGGCTCGCCTCCGGTTCCTACCTGGCGGTGTGCGACACGATCGAGACTCCCGGCACGCTCAAGATGCAGGAGCACTACGTGGCGGCGGACCCGGAGGGCGCCTATCTGGCCCGGACACCGGACCAGATCGCGGCCTGCGCGGAGGGGCTGGACCTGGTGGCACCGGGGCTGCGGCCGTTGCCCGAACTGGTCGTGCCGGAGGGCGAGTCCGTTCCCGAAGGGGCGGCGGACTGTGTGCAGTGGGGGTTCCTGGCGGTCAAGCCGTAG
- a CDS encoding diaminobutyrate--2-oxoglutarate transaminase family protein yields the protein MTVPAVTLPTSGRPRDNAAPDARAILERQRARESSARTYARSFPIVPVRAHGMTVEGADGRRYLDCLSGAGTLALGHNHPVVREAIRRTLDSGAPLHVLDLATPEKDDFTDALFETLPRPFADRARVHFCGPAGTDAVEAALKLMQTATGRRGLLAFTGAYHGMTAGALAATGSVAVKEPVAGGGAAGGEVTRLPYPYAYRCPFGVGGERGAALAATYTERLLDDPAGGVVRPAAMILEAVQGEGGAVPAPDGWLREMRRITGERGIPLIVDEVQTGVGRTGAYWAVEHSGVVPDAMVMSKAVGGGLPLAVIVYDEAYDGWLPGAHTGTFRGNTLAMAAGAATLRYVTREGLTERAATVGARLAARLEGARSELPLIGDVRGRGLMIGVEIVDPEGPLDACGARPVAPGPAARVQEGCLRRGLILELGGRHGSTVRLLPPLVITDEEAESVLERLTEAIAEAGAEAGGSVGAGAVGTGGVAGWTA from the coding sequence ATGACCGTTCCCGCTGTCACGCTGCCCACGTCCGGGCGGCCCCGCGACAACGCGGCCCCGGACGCCCGCGCCATCCTGGAGCGGCAGCGCGCCAGGGAGTCGTCCGCGCGGACGTACGCCCGTTCCTTCCCGATCGTCCCGGTACGCGCCCACGGCATGACCGTCGAGGGCGCTGACGGCCGCCGCTATCTCGACTGTCTCTCCGGTGCCGGAACGCTCGCCCTCGGCCACAACCACCCCGTGGTGCGCGAGGCGATCCGCCGCACGCTCGACAGCGGGGCCCCGCTGCACGTGCTGGACCTCGCCACGCCGGAGAAGGACGACTTCACGGACGCGCTGTTCGAGACACTGCCCCGGCCGTTCGCCGACCGGGCCCGCGTGCACTTCTGCGGGCCCGCCGGAACGGACGCCGTCGAGGCCGCGCTGAAGCTGATGCAGACGGCGACCGGGCGGCGCGGGCTGCTCGCGTTCACCGGCGCGTATCACGGGATGACGGCGGGCGCGCTGGCCGCGACCGGCAGCGTGGCCGTCAAGGAACCGGTAGCGGGCGGCGGCGCGGCGGGCGGTGAGGTGACGCGGCTGCCGTATCCGTACGCGTACCGCTGCCCGTTCGGCGTCGGCGGCGAACGCGGCGCGGCGCTGGCGGCGACGTACACCGAGCGGCTGCTGGACGACCCGGCCGGCGGGGTCGTCCGGCCTGCGGCGATGATCCTCGAAGCGGTCCAGGGCGAGGGCGGCGCGGTGCCCGCGCCCGACGGGTGGCTGCGGGAGATGCGGCGGATCACGGGCGAGCGGGGTATCCCGCTGATCGTGGACGAGGTGCAGACGGGCGTCGGGCGCACGGGCGCGTACTGGGCGGTCGAGCACAGCGGTGTCGTGCCCGACGCGATGGTGATGTCGAAGGCGGTCGGCGGCGGGCTGCCGCTGGCGGTGATCGTGTACGACGAGGCGTACGACGGGTGGCTGCCCGGCGCGCACACCGGCACGTTCCGGGGCAACACGCTGGCGATGGCGGCGGGCGCGGCGACGCTCAGGTACGTGACGCGGGAAGGGCTCACGGAGCGGGCGGCGACGGTCGGGGCGCGGCTGGCCGCGCGGCTGGAGGGGGCCAGGTCGGAGCTGCCGCTGATCGGTGATGTCCGGGGGCGCGGGCTGATGATCGGCGTCGAGATCGTGGACCCGGAGGGGCCGTTGGACGCGTGCGGGGCGCGGCCGGTGGCGCCGGGGCCGGCGGCGCGGGTGCAGGAGGGGTGCCTGAGGCGGGGGCTGATCCTGGAGCTGGGTGGGCGGCACGGGTCGACGGTACGGCTGCTGCCGCCGCTGGTGATCACGGACGAGGAGGCGGAGTCGGTGCTGGAACGGCTGACGGAGGCGATCGCGGAGGCGGGCGCGGAGGCGGGCGGTTCCGTGGGCGCCGGTGCCGTGGGTACCGGTGGCGTCGCGGGGTGGACGGCGTGA
- a CDS encoding alanine racemase, with translation MSVQFPPSAAPLAAHPVDVLPVPVRRRLLDLARGTEPVSAYVYDGEVAANRARELRAALPGWAAVYYAVKANSYPGVVAALAPYVDGFEVASVSELELALEQGHFEDGVAPAVVAAGPAKSVPVLTALVRAGVEAINAESLLELRRISRIAVAEGVAARVALRVNPAEIPIRGSLHMGGAPSQFGVAEPDVPDVLAAARGLPGLDVVGFHIHAASNNLDADTHAAYLRWCVEWSVRTAAATGVELRHVDIGGGIGVAFEGEAPFDMARFGELAALVEPPVGVKVVLEPGRFLVADCGWYAAEVTDVKASYGEWFAVLRGGINHFQLPTSWDIVHNVAVLPVDAWEAGEECPRPTAEHTRVTVVGELCTPEDTLLRDVLVERVRAGDLVVFPNAGSYGWEFAMHSFLGHPVAGRHLL, from the coding sequence GTGTCCGTCCAGTTCCCGCCCTCCGCGGCGCCGCTCGCCGCCCACCCGGTGGACGTGCTGCCGGTCCCCGTCCGCCGCCGACTGCTGGACCTGGCGCGCGGGACGGAGCCCGTGTCGGCGTACGTGTACGACGGCGAGGTGGCCGCGAACCGGGCGCGCGAACTGCGGGCCGCGCTTCCCGGCTGGGCGGCCGTCTACTACGCGGTCAAGGCCAACTCGTACCCCGGCGTCGTCGCCGCCCTCGCCCCGTACGTCGACGGCTTCGAGGTCGCCTCGGTCAGTGAGCTGGAACTGGCCCTGGAACAGGGGCACTTCGAGGACGGCGTGGCACCGGCCGTCGTCGCCGCGGGACCCGCCAAGTCCGTGCCCGTCCTCACCGCCCTCGTCCGGGCCGGAGTCGAGGCGATCAACGCCGAGAGCCTGCTGGAGCTGCGCCGGATCAGCCGTATCGCCGTCGCCGAGGGTGTCGCCGCGCGCGTCGCGCTGCGCGTCAACCCGGCGGAGATCCCGATCCGCGGCTCACTCCACATGGGCGGCGCGCCCTCGCAGTTCGGTGTCGCCGAGCCCGACGTGCCGGACGTGCTGGCCGCCGCGCGCGGGCTCCCCGGTCTGGACGTCGTCGGCTTCCACATCCACGCGGCCTCGAACAACCTCGACGCCGACACCCATGCGGCGTACCTTCGTTGGTGCGTCGAATGGAGCGTTCGTACGGCCGCCGCTACCGGTGTCGAGCTGCGGCACGTCGACATCGGCGGCGGCATAGGTGTCGCCTTCGAGGGCGAGGCGCCGTTCGACATGGCCCGGTTCGGTGAACTCGCCGCGCTGGTCGAACCACCCGTGGGGGTGAAGGTCGTGCTGGAGCCCGGCCGGTTCCTGGTCGCCGACTGCGGCTGGTACGCGGCCGAGGTGACGGACGTCAAAGCCTCGTACGGCGAGTGGTTCGCCGTACTGCGTGGCGGAATCAACCACTTCCAGCTGCCGACCTCCTGGGACATCGTGCACAACGTCGCCGTGCTGCCGGTCGACGCGTGGGAGGCGGGCGAGGAGTGTCCGAGGCCCACGGCCGAGCACACCCGTGTCACCGTCGTGGGCGAGCTGTGCACGCCGGAGGACACCCTGCTGCGGGACGTGCTCGTGGAGCGGGTGCGCGCGGGGGACCTCGTCGTCTTTCCCAACGCCGGTTCCTACGGCTGGGAGTTCGCCATGCATTCCTTCCTCGGGCACCCGGTCGCCGGTCGCCACCTGCTCTGA
- a CDS encoding SRPBCC family protein, whose amino-acid sequence MRSVTVSIDLPHTPAQVYDFLDVMAHHERFTDHYLTNWRYSGPGRGVGSGATVTAALGGTKTDVTVEVVAAEPPRRIVERNVSAGGRRLAHGTYDIGPLPAGGSRVSFTYTWERAPLPDRLLAPVVRATMRRANRTVLRRLADELARGTATPGS is encoded by the coding sequence ATGAGGTCTGTCACCGTTTCGATCGACCTGCCGCACACACCCGCGCAGGTGTACGACTTCCTCGACGTCATGGCGCACCACGAGCGATTCACCGACCACTACCTCACCAACTGGCGCTACAGCGGCCCCGGTCGGGGTGTCGGGTCGGGTGCCACCGTCACCGCCGCGCTGGGCGGGACGAAGACCGACGTCACCGTCGAGGTCGTCGCGGCCGAGCCGCCCCGCCGCATCGTCGAGCGGAACGTCAGCGCGGGCGGCCGGCGCCTGGCGCATGGCACGTACGACATCGGGCCGTTGCCGGCGGGCGGGAGCCGGGTCTCGTTCACGTACACCTGGGAGCGTGCCCCGCTCCCCGACCGGCTGCTCGCTCCCGTCGTCCGGGCCACGATGCGCCGCGCCAACCGGACGGTCCTGCGCCGGCTGGCCGACGAGCTGGCTCGGGGGACGGCGACGCCCGGGTCCTGA
- a CDS encoding SDR family NAD(P)-dependent oxidoreductase, whose protein sequence is MSRSVLVVSGASGSAESVAAAYARQDDWVGFLYERGTPPGELYNVRCDVSDGLQLDAAVSEFETGHGAVDVLVVDADRHDRDAEENPVAAAAGTRARANAIIGRTLPGMREAGHGRIVLIASTKGLGRGSALAGGAPHADLMSLAWHLVHECRGSDVTVNVITYGSTHDAGRQARTLRARQIADLAVHLTRPEATDTGAVIPIEVLAAIPSR, encoded by the coding sequence GTGAGCCGTTCGGTGCTGGTCGTCAGCGGCGCGAGCGGGAGCGCGGAGAGCGTGGCCGCGGCCTATGCCCGCCAGGACGACTGGGTGGGGTTCCTGTACGAACGCGGTACGCCGCCCGGCGAGCTGTACAACGTGCGGTGCGACGTCAGCGACGGGCTCCAACTGGACGCGGCCGTATCGGAGTTCGAGACCGGGCACGGCGCGGTCGACGTGCTGGTCGTGGACGCCGACCGGCACGACCGCGACGCGGAGGAGAACCCCGTGGCGGCGGCGGCCGGTACGCGCGCCCGCGCCAACGCGATCATCGGGCGCACGCTGCCGGGGATGCGGGAGGCGGGCCACGGGCGCATCGTCCTCATCGCGTCCACGAAGGGCCTCGGCCGGGGTTCCGCCCTGGCGGGCGGCGCCCCGCACGCGGACCTGATGAGCCTGGCGTGGCACCTGGTGCACGAGTGCCGTGGCTCGGACGTGACGGTCAACGTCATCACGTACGGCTCCACCCACGACGCCGGCCGCCAGGCCCGCACCCTCCGGGCCCGTCAGATCGCCGACCTCGCGGTGCACCTGACCAGGCCGGAGGCCACGGACACCGGAGCGGTGATCCCGATCGAGGTCCTGGCGGCGATCCCGTCCCGCTGA
- a CDS encoding MerR family transcriptional regulator: MLIGELSRRTKVNAHQLRYYEAQGLLEPGRGANGYREYGAEAPTTVIQIRRLLEAGLSTEEIAVLLPCASGSAPELEPCPELLDMLRARLRGLDDHLDMLARTRQTLLDYIEVTERREPAYAGDCGD, translated from the coding sequence GTGCTGATCGGGGAGTTGAGTCGGCGGACCAAGGTCAACGCACATCAGCTGCGGTACTACGAGGCCCAGGGACTGCTCGAACCGGGCCGGGGCGCGAACGGCTACCGCGAGTACGGCGCCGAGGCCCCCACGACCGTGATCCAGATCAGACGGCTCCTCGAAGCCGGTCTGTCGACGGAGGAGATCGCGGTCCTGCTGCCCTGCGCCTCGGGCTCGGCGCCCGAACTCGAACCCTGCCCCGAGCTTCTGGACATGCTGCGGGCCCGGCTGCGCGGGCTGGACGACCACCTGGACATGCTCGCCCGCACCCGGCAGACGCTGCTCGACTACATCGAGGTCACGGAGCGCCGGGAGCCGGCGTACGCGGGGGACTGCGGGGACTGA
- a CDS encoding PPOX class F420-dependent oxidoreductase: MTTPTPSSPFDPRTLLAESRLGVLATIKADGVPQLSPVMPFYDADAGVLYVSMTEGRAKTVNLRRDPRAALEVTAADGRSWATAEGPVTLAGPGTDPDGPEVEALVEYYRRASGEHPDWDEYRAVMVSDRRVLMTMTVNRVYGQSIG; the protein is encoded by the coding sequence ATGACCACACCCACGCCCTCCTCCCCCTTCGACCCCCGCACGCTGCTCGCCGAGAGCCGCCTCGGTGTCCTCGCCACCATCAAGGCGGACGGGGTGCCGCAGCTCTCCCCCGTGATGCCCTTCTACGACGCCGACGCCGGTGTCCTGTACGTGTCGATGACCGAGGGCCGGGCCAAGACGGTGAACCTGCGCCGCGACCCGCGCGCCGCGCTGGAGGTCACCGCCGCGGACGGCCGCTCCTGGGCGACCGCCGAGGGCCCGGTCACCCTCGCCGGACCGGGCACGGACCCGGACGGCCCGGAGGTCGAAGCCCTGGTCGAGTACTACCGCCGGGCCTCCGGGGAGCACCCGGACTGGGACGAGTACCGCGCGGTGATGGTCTCCGACCGCCGGGTGCTGATGACGATGACCGTGAACCGCGTCTACGGCCAGAGCATCGGCTGA
- a CDS encoding NAD(P)-dependent oxidoreductase: MSDPTTDRTTDPTTDRTTDQATDKATDPAPVTVLGLGLMGQALAGAFLREGHPTTVWNRTAAKADPLVADGAKLAGSVAEAVAAGRLVIVCVTDHHAVDALLDPMSGHLDGRVLVNLSSGTSGQARETAAWAARHGGTYLQGAILAAPDGIGTADATLLYSGPRAAFEAHEPTLRVLGGGTGHLGDDPGLSSLHEVAVLALMWGILNGFLHGAAVLGAAGVDASALAPIARQGIGTVTEWLSGYARQIDEGVFPAFDSSLDTHVAAMVHLLQESESLGVSTEFPAYVKAVADRAVAAGRGAEGYMTLIEQFRAPSVVRAPSVEGGEGASE; this comes from the coding sequence ATGAGCGACCCCACGACCGACCGGACGACCGACCCCACGACCGACCGCACCACCGACCAAGCCACCGACAAAGCCACCGACCCCGCCCCGGTGACCGTCCTCGGCCTGGGCCTGATGGGCCAGGCGCTGGCCGGGGCGTTCCTGCGCGAGGGCCACCCCACGACCGTCTGGAACCGTACGGCGGCCAAGGCCGACCCCCTCGTCGCCGACGGCGCGAAGCTCGCCGGCTCGGTCGCCGAAGCCGTCGCGGCCGGCCGGCTCGTGATCGTCTGCGTCACGGACCACCACGCCGTCGACGCCCTCCTCGACCCGATGAGCGGCCACCTCGACGGCCGCGTGCTGGTCAACCTGTCCTCGGGCACCTCGGGTCAGGCCCGCGAGACGGCCGCGTGGGCGGCGCGGCACGGCGGCACGTACCTCCAGGGCGCGATCCTGGCCGCCCCCGACGGCATCGGTACGGCCGACGCCACCCTCCTGTACAGCGGTCCCCGCGCGGCCTTCGAGGCGCACGAGCCGACGCTCCGGGTCCTCGGCGGCGGAACCGGCCACCTCGGCGACGACCCCGGCCTGTCGTCGCTCCACGAAGTCGCGGTACTGGCCCTGATGTGGGGAATCCTCAACGGCTTCCTGCACGGCGCCGCCGTACTGGGCGCGGCCGGGGTCGACGCCTCGGCACTCGCGCCGATCGCCCGGCAGGGCATCGGCACCGTGACCGAATGGCTGTCCGGCTACGCGCGACAGATCGACGAGGGCGTGTTCCCGGCGTTCGACTCCAGCCTGGACACACACGTCGCCGCGATGGTCCACCTCCTCCAGGAGAGTGAATCCCTCGGAGTCAGCACCGAGTTCCCCGCGTACGTCAAGGCCGTGGCGGACCGCGCCGTCGCGGCGGGCCGGGGCGCCGAGGGATACATGACGCTGATCGAGCAGTTCCGGGCGCCGTCGGTGGTCCGGGCGCCGTCGGTGGAAGGGGGAGAGGGAGCATCGGAATAA
- a CDS encoding helix-turn-helix domain-containing protein, whose product MSQPRSGPTVALRCFGADLRRRREAAGMTLQTVADALKKDRATPARWENAETVPNPRMVAVLLDLYETPPAERAEVLHALNEAKKPGWWHPWREVAEVGVIDLESAATSIRSYAPGVLPDLLQTTEYAEALMSLRNPYEDPAVRRLRLELLEARKAHTIGGADGPDPDEKRAGLWVLLEEATLRRQVGGPGVMARQLDYLETRIADVGSSVAIQVIPPRVPHPLAISLCGHLEILRFKEFGMGERLIQIGLHPAMTLITDDSEAVENYRIAVDVTSGYAPPRFTPLPLTSKDFG is encoded by the coding sequence GTGAGCCAGCCGAGATCGGGCCCCACCGTCGCTCTGCGGTGTTTCGGGGCCGACCTGCGACGTCGCCGCGAGGCCGCGGGCATGACACTCCAGACCGTCGCCGACGCGCTCAAGAAGGACCGCGCCACTCCGGCCCGCTGGGAGAACGCGGAGACCGTGCCGAATCCGCGCATGGTCGCCGTCCTCCTCGACCTCTACGAGACACCGCCCGCCGAGCGCGCCGAGGTCCTGCACGCCTTGAACGAGGCGAAGAAACCGGGCTGGTGGCACCCCTGGCGCGAGGTCGCCGAGGTCGGCGTGATCGATCTGGAGTCAGCGGCGACCAGCATCCGCTCGTACGCGCCCGGCGTACTGCCCGACCTGCTCCAGACCACGGAGTACGCCGAGGCCCTGATGAGCCTGCGCAATCCGTACGAGGACCCCGCCGTACGCCGTCTGCGGCTGGAACTGCTGGAGGCCCGCAAGGCGCACACGATCGGCGGAGCGGACGGGCCCGACCCCGACGAGAAACGCGCCGGCCTGTGGGTGCTGCTGGAAGAAGCCACTCTGCGGCGGCAAGTGGGCGGTCCCGGTGTGATGGCCCGTCAACTCGACTATCTTGAAACCCGGATCGCCGATGTGGGTTCGTCGGTGGCCATCCAGGTCATTCCGCCGCGCGTACCGCATCCGCTGGCCATCAGCCTCTGCGGCCATCTTGAGATCCTCCGCTTCAAGGAGTTCGGGATGGGGGAGCGACTGATCCAGATCGGCCTCCACCCGGCCATGACGCTCATCACCGACGACTCCGAAGCCGTAGAGAACTACCGAATCGCGGTGGACGTGACCAGTGGGTACGCACCCCCTCGCTTCACCCCGCTGCCTCTGACGAGTAAGGACTTCGGATGA
- a CDS encoding YciI family protein: MARYLISFDDGAMAAFTEERLAELSETSHAVVREAQEAGVWVFGGGLESQRASVVATDGTVSDGPYPETKAVLGGFSVIDVPSREDALTWAGKIAASCGCAQEVREIMAD; encoded by the coding sequence ATGGCGCGGTATCTGATCTCGTTCGACGACGGCGCGATGGCGGCGTTCACCGAGGAGCGGTTGGCCGAGTTGTCGGAGACCTCGCACGCGGTGGTGCGGGAGGCTCAGGAAGCCGGGGTGTGGGTCTTCGGGGGCGGGCTGGAGAGCCAGCGGGCAAGCGTCGTCGCCACCGACGGGACCGTCTCCGACGGCCCGTACCCGGAGACCAAGGCGGTCCTCGGCGGGTTCTCGGTCATCGACGTGCCCTCCCGTGAGGACGCGCTGACGTGGGCCGGCAAGATCGCCGCCTCGTGCGGCTGTGCGCAGGAGGTCCGGGAGATCATGGCCGACTAG